In Syntrophotaleaceae bacterium, a genomic segment contains:
- a CDS encoding pyruvate carboxylase, with translation MEIRKFEKVMAANRGEIAIRIFRACIELGIKTVAIYSNEDRISLHRYKADESYLIGKGKGPIEAYLGIDEIIDLALKKGVDAIHPGYGFLSENPHFAEACERAGIVFIGPNADIQRKLGDKVSARKVAMAAGVPVVPGTEEPITSEEEALLFAAKCGYPIIIKASAGGGGRGMRVARNHKELAEGLKSASSEARAAFGNAAVFLEKYIEKPKHIEVQILGDKYGNIVHFYDRDCSVQRRHQKVVEIAPSPGLSSEKRKEICDYALKIAETVGYENAGTVEFLMDQEQNFYFIEVNTRIQVEHTVTEMVTGRNLVQAQIRVAEGHRLSDPEINIKKQKDIHLVGYAIQSRVTTEDPERNFAPDFGTISAYRSPGGFGIRLDAGSAYPGARITPHYDSLLVKVSTWGLTLADAGRSMTRALEEFRMRGLKSNIGFLQNVVRHPTFLNGKCDTSFIDMHPELFHIPVVRDRSNKLLSFIGHTTVNGSPGIKQPLHFRDLREPEVPEIPYEMARPMGTRDIFLEKGPEGLAQWALDKKQLLITDTTMRDAHQSLMATRFRTYDLVRIAQATSFLGSDLFSLEMWGGATFDVSMRFLKEDPWERLDRLREQIPNILFQMLLRGANAVGYCNYPDNVVQNFVAKAAESGIDVFRVFDSLNWTRGMTVAMDAVRKSGAICEAAICYTGDILDPKRDKYPLSYYVEMAKELERMGAHILAIKDMAGLLKPFAAEKLVKALKNEVGIPIHLHTHDTSSNGGATLLIAAQAGVDIVDTSLSSVSGLTAQPNLNALLAALKDGERDPQLNEPGLQKLANYWETVRTYYAPFESELRSGTAQVYYHEIPGGQYSNYKPQVEGMGLGHRWEDCKEMYRKVNDMFGDIIKVTPSSKIVGDMAMFMVKNNLQPEDVYARGHELAFPQGVVDFFKGMIGQPHGGFPEKLQEIVLKGEKPITCRPGEFLEAVDLAAKKAELEKKLGQELSDREVLSAVLYPGVFEEFALQRQEYDDVSVLPTPVFFYGLDLGDETSIDIEPGKTLIVQLNAIGRVQENGTRDIFFELNGEPRQVNVKDLSVESDVVTHRKADPENLHHVGAPMPGKVFRILVNVGDKVKVGDVLLSTEAMKMETNVKAEKDGTIAEILIKEGLQVEQGELLLILE, from the coding sequence ATGGAAATAAGGAAATTCGAAAAAGTTATGGCCGCCAATCGCGGGGAGATCGCCATTCGCATCTTTCGAGCCTGTATCGAACTGGGCATCAAGACGGTGGCCATTTACTCCAATGAGGATCGGATTTCACTCCACCGCTACAAGGCTGACGAATCCTACCTGATCGGCAAGGGGAAGGGGCCGATCGAAGCCTATCTCGGCATCGATGAAATCATCGACCTGGCCCTCAAGAAGGGGGTCGATGCCATCCATCCGGGGTATGGGTTTCTTTCGGAAAATCCCCATTTCGCCGAAGCCTGTGAACGGGCCGGGATCGTTTTCATAGGTCCGAACGCCGATATCCAGCGCAAACTGGGGGACAAGGTCTCTGCGCGAAAAGTGGCGATGGCGGCCGGCGTGCCGGTCGTTCCCGGTACTGAAGAACCGATTACGAGCGAAGAGGAAGCGCTCCTTTTTGCCGCCAAATGCGGTTATCCGATCATTATCAAGGCATCCGCCGGCGGCGGCGGTCGCGGGATGCGGGTCGCCCGCAATCACAAGGAACTGGCCGAGGGGCTCAAATCGGCCTCCTCCGAAGCCCGGGCTGCTTTTGGCAACGCTGCCGTGTTCCTCGAGAAGTACATCGAAAAACCCAAGCACATCGAGGTCCAGATCCTTGGGGACAAGTACGGCAATATCGTCCATTTCTACGACCGTGACTGTTCGGTTCAGCGCCGTCATCAGAAGGTGGTTGAAATCGCCCCCTCCCCGGGGCTCAGCTCCGAAAAGCGGAAGGAAATCTGCGACTATGCCCTGAAGATCGCCGAAACCGTCGGGTATGAAAACGCCGGTACGGTGGAGTTTCTGATGGATCAGGAACAGAATTTCTACTTTATCGAGGTGAATACCCGGATTCAGGTGGAACATACGGTGACCGAAATGGTGACCGGGCGCAATCTCGTGCAGGCCCAGATCCGTGTGGCCGAGGGGCACCGTCTGTCCGATCCGGAAATCAACATCAAGAAACAGAAGGACATCCATCTGGTCGGCTACGCCATCCAGTCCCGGGTGACCACCGAGGATCCGGAGCGCAATTTCGCCCCCGATTTCGGCACCATTTCCGCCTACCGCAGCCCCGGCGGCTTCGGTATCCGGCTCGACGCCGGCAGCGCCTACCCTGGCGCCCGCATCACGCCACACTACGATTCACTGCTGGTCAAGGTCAGCACCTGGGGGTTGACGCTGGCCGATGCCGGACGCTCCATGACCCGCGCCCTGGAAGAGTTTCGTATGCGCGGTTTGAAGAGCAACATCGGCTTTCTGCAGAACGTCGTCAGACATCCGACGTTTCTGAATGGCAAGTGCGACACCTCTTTCATCGACATGCATCCGGAGCTGTTCCACATTCCGGTGGTGCGGGACCGGTCCAACAAGCTCCTGTCCTTCATCGGCCATACCACCGTCAACGGCAGCCCCGGGATCAAGCAGCCCCTGCACTTTCGTGATCTGCGGGAACCCGAGGTGCCCGAGATTCCCTATGAGATGGCCCGTCCCATGGGGACCCGCGACATCTTCCTGGAGAAAGGCCCCGAGGGTCTGGCGCAGTGGGCTCTTGACAAAAAGCAGCTGCTGATCACCGACACCACCATGCGCGACGCTCACCAGTCGCTGATGGCGACACGGTTCCGGACTTATGATCTGGTGCGCATCGCCCAGGCCACAAGTTTCCTCGGCAGCGACCTTTTCTCCCTGGAGATGTGGGGTGGCGCGACCTTCGACGTGTCCATGCGTTTTCTCAAGGAGGACCCCTGGGAGCGTCTCGACCGCCTGCGGGAGCAGATCCCCAACATCCTGTTCCAGATGCTGCTGCGGGGGGCCAATGCCGTCGGTTACTGCAACTATCCGGACAACGTTGTGCAGAACTTCGTCGCCAAGGCGGCGGAGAGTGGCATCGACGTATTTCGGGTCTTCGATTCGTTGAACTGGACGCGGGGGATGACCGTGGCCATGGATGCGGTGCGCAAGTCGGGTGCCATCTGCGAGGCCGCCATCTGCTACACCGGCGACATCCTCGATCCCAAACGGGACAAGTACCCGCTGTCCTATTATGTTGAAATGGCAAAGGAGCTGGAGCGCATGGGCGCCCACATCCTGGCCATCAAAGACATGGCCGGCCTGCTTAAACCTTTTGCGGCGGAAAAGCTGGTCAAGGCTCTGAAGAACGAGGTGGGCATCCCGATCCATCTGCACACCCACGACACCTCCAGCAACGGCGGCGCGACCCTGCTGATCGCCGCCCAGGCCGGTGTCGACATCGTCGATACTTCTCTCTCCTCGGTCTCGGGCCTGACCGCCCAGCCGAATTTGAACGCTCTTCTGGCCGCCCTCAAGGACGGAGAACGGGATCCGCAGCTGAACGAGCCCGGGCTGCAGAAGCTGGCCAACTACTGGGAGACCGTGCGCACTTACTATGCACCCTTCGAGTCGGAACTGCGCAGCGGCACTGCCCAGGTTTATTATCATGAGATTCCCGGCGGCCAGTACTCCAACTACAAACCGCAGGTCGAAGGGATGGGCCTCGGACATCGCTGGGAAGATTGCAAGGAGATGTACCGCAAGGTCAACGACATGTTCGGGGACATCATCAAGGTCACCCCGTCGTCGAAGATCGTCGGCGACATGGCCATGTTCATGGTCAAGAACAACCTGCAGCCGGAGGACGTCTATGCGCGGGGCCATGAACTGGCGTTCCCGCAGGGGGTCGTCGACTTTTTCAAGGGCATGATCGGCCAGCCCCACGGCGGTTTTCCGGAAAAGCTGCAGGAGATCGTGCTCAAGGGGGAAAAGCCGATCACCTGCCGGCCCGGTGAATTCCTCGAGGCAGTCGACCTGGCAGCCAAAAAGGCCGAACTGGAGAAGAAGCTGGGCCAGGAGCTGAGCGACCGGGAGGTCCTCTCGGCGGTCCTCTATCCCGGCGTTTTCGAGGAATTTGCCCTGCAACGCCAGGAATACGACGACGTTTCGGTCCTGCCGACGCCGGTCTTTTTCTACGGCCTCGACCTCGGCGATGAGACCAGCATCGACATCGAGCCGGGCAAGACCCTGATCGTCCAGCTCAACGCCATCGGCCGGGTCCAGGAAAACGGCACCCGGGATATCTTTTTCGAGCTGAACGGCGAACCCCGGCAGGTCAACGTCAAGGATCTTTCGGTGGAATCGGATGTCGTCACCCATCGCAAGGCCGATCCCGAAAACCTCCACCATGTCGGCGCACCGATGCCTGGCAAAGTCTTCCGGATCCTGGTCAATGTCGGGGACAAGGTCAAGGTAGGCGACGTGCTGCTCTCGACCGAGGCGATGAAGATGGAGACCAACGTCAAGGCCGAAAAGGACGGTACCATAGCTGAAATTCTGATCAAGGAAGGACTCCAGGTCGAGCAGGGAGAGCTGCTCTTGATCCTCGAATGA